The Sorangiineae bacterium MSr11954 DNA segment CGACATGTTCGCGATCGCGAACGCGCCGGACTTGCCCGCGACCGTGGCGCCGGGCGCCAAGCTCGCGCTCTCGCTCACCTTCAAGCCCACGGCCATCGGCGCGGCGGCGGGCGAGCTGGCGATCGTGAGCGACGATCCCACCATGCCCCGCGCGGTGCTCACCCTCAAAGGGAGCGCCGTCTCGCAGCTGCTCTCGGTCACGCCCACGTCGCTCGACTTCGGGGTGCTCAAGGTGGGCGCCAAGGCGGCCGCCAAGCCGGTGACCATCACCAACACGGGCGGCGATCCCATCGCGCTGACCGACGGTGTGCTCGAGGGTGCGGGCGCGTCATCCTTCGAGGTGACCCGCCTCACGGGCTCGCTCGATCCCGGAAAAACGGCGACCGTCAATGTGACCTACACCGCGCGCGCGGCCGGCGACGCCGTCGCCACCTTGAAGCTCGGCGCCACCGACACCGCCATCCCCAAGGCCCAAATTGCGCTTCGCGGCCGCGGCGTCTCGTCGCTCCTGGTGGCCGACGCGACCGCGCTCGACTTCGGCCGGATCAACGTGGGCGAGAAGGCGCAGCCGAAGGAGATCACCCTCAAGAACCAATCGAGCGGCGCGCTGGAGATCGGGAGCATCGCCATCGACAACGAGCAATTCGCGGTCGATGGAAGCGTCGCGCAGCTCGCGGCCGGCGCGAGCGGCAAATTCACGGTCGTGTACCAGCCGACGAAGCCCGGCGACGCCAAAGGGACGGTGCACGTGATCCTCAAGGGCGCGAGCGCCGACGAGGTCACCGTTCCGGTCAGCGGAAACGCCGTGGGGCCCGCGAAGGACGATCCCAACAAAGACGACCCCGACGGAAGCTCGGGCAGCGGCGGCAGCTCCATCTACGGGGGTGGGTGCGGGTGCCGATCGGCGGGGGACGCACCGGCCGGCGGCGCGCCCGCCGCGTTCAGCGTCGCCGTCGGGTTGGCGCTGCTCGGTTTGCTCAGGCGCCTTCATCCCCGAGGAGGACGCGCAAGTCTTCCTCGGTCAGCCCCGAGAGCGCGCTCGCCCCGTCGTCGATCACGGCGCGCGTGAGGTCGCGCTTCTTGGCCTTCAGCGCGAGGATCTTCTCCTCGATGGTGCCGCGCGCCACCAGCCGCACCACCGTCACCGGTTTGTCCTGGCCGATGCGGTACGCGCGATCGGTGGCTTGATCCTCCACCGCGGGGTTCCACCACGGATCGCAGTGAATGACCGTATCGGCCGCCGTCAAGTTGAGCCCCGCGCCGCCGGCCTTGAGCGAAATGAGGAACAGCGGCGCCGTCCCCTGCTGAAAGCGCGCGACCACCTCGCCGCGCTTGGTGGTCGAGCCATCCAGGTACTCGTAGAGGATACCCTCCTTGTCGAGATCCCGGCGCCACAAGTCGAAGAGCTGCACGAACTGCGAAAAGACGAGCGCGCGCCGGCCCTCCGAGACGAGCTCGCGCACCAGCTCCAGGAACGTCTCGCGCTTGGCGCTGGGCTTCTCCGAGAACTGCGCGTCGATGAGCCGCGGATCGCAGGCCATCTGCCGCAGGCGCACCAGCCCGGCGAACACGGTCATGGCCACCGGGCGCTTCTCGATCTCGATCTTGCGCTTCAGGCTCAATCGCAAGGTGTGTGCAAGTGCATCATACATGCGTTTGTCCTCCGTGGTCAGCGAGACGAAGCGGTCGATCTCGGTCTTCGGCGGGAGCTCGCGCAAGACGTCGTTCTTCGTGCGGCGGAGGAGGAACGGCCGCACGATGGAGCGCAGCTCGGCGGCCACGGGGCTCTCGCGCTCGGCGGCCATCACGCTGGAGCGATTGGCCACGATGGGGCGCTCGAAGCGCTTCTCGAACGACGGCGCCGATCCGAGGATGCCGGGGTTCACCAGCGACATGATGGACCAGAGATCGCGCAGGCGGTTCTCCATGGGGGTGCCCGTGAGCGCGAGGCGCATGGCCGCGTCGATCCCGGCGGCCGCTTTGCGGGTGGCGCTGTCGGCGTTCTTGACGTTCTGCGCCTCGTCGAGGACCAGGCCGCGAAATCGAACGGCGGCCAGGGCGTCGAGATCGCGCCGCAGGAGTCCATACGTGGTAATGACGATATCCGTCTCGGCGATGATCTCGGGCGAGAGGATACGCTCTTCGCGCGAGAGGCCATGGAGCAGCCGCACCCGCAAATCGGGCGTGAAGCGCTCGCTCTCGCTCATCCAATTGGTGGCGACCGAGGTGGGGCACACGACCAACGACGGCGCGGGCCCCTCCGCCTCTTTTCGCCGTAGCAGGAACGCCAAGGTGGTAATCGTTTTTCCAAGCCCCATATCGTCGGCGAGGATCCCGCCGGCGCCCAGGGACTGGAGGAATTGCAGCCACGACAGGCCGAGCAATTGATACGGGCGCAACGTGGCTCGGAGCCCCGAGGGCAGATCGGGGTTCTCGGCCACGGCCAGCGCGCGCAGGCGCTGCCGGAGCGCCTCCACCGCCGCGTCCATTTGGCCGTCGTTCTCCTCGAGCCATCGATCGAGGCGGCCGAGCTGGTGCGGGGGAAGGGACGCCTCCGCCCGTCCGGCCATGATTTCGGCGGCTTCGTCGGCGACGGTCTCGATGGTGGCCGAGATGCGCGCGAGGGTGCCGTCGCTCAAGGAGACCCAGCGCTGCTTTCGCTCCAACGCCGATTGAATGGTCATGAGCTCGACGGGGAGATCGTCGGTGCGAAACTCGAGGCGCGTCTTGAGCCAATC contains these protein-coding regions:
- a CDS encoding DEAD/DEAH box helicase, which translates into the protein MTFELTSAAVIPVGQWLESLELYMLTRFAGRRTLDLALTSSLDYTVPPAIAGDAVTATLDDGSRAELRMPESEEDANLPLARCSRCSSTFGPCIHATVLAVDLASSAALREALREGADTREAAAGALATRRALERDRAFERGLRAWLAPAAGELAIEISATPFDAPKRTEGRAYGDRSDPQRGATLSIFVRPAGERKLLAPRELATLSNFQSRDRRVLQYVRDHGLARKVVQVRGVDASLTIEAMRAHGGIFAAGYKGLLDFRTPRVKPRIELGEANVLEAFWIREDDGAPLAPPDFQRSKRIPAEDAAFFSGPFPFVWTKTGAIFRVADGVDLDLAEEFVRAPKLVVPEGKMKDAGSRLHRAARGRGIELPATEAFGLPPVETPRLVLRLSGEPLAIEGVLMAVYRKREISLFSQDGLCEVDEGRDRESESRARDAVLRCGLVARDPEKDEEEGLDWRADGMLLARGEAAVTFWQHGLVALRASDRPPIEVELARRLAQVRVGSPIAGRVHIALEGDWLKTRLEFRTDDLPVELMTIQSALERKQRWVSLSDGTLARISATIETVADEAAEIMAGRAEASLPPHQLGRLDRWLEENDGQMDAAVEALRQRLRALAVAENPDLPSGLRATLRPYQLLGLSWLQFLQSLGAGGILADDMGLGKTITTLAFLLRRKEAEGPAPSLVVCPTSVATNWMSESERFTPDLRVRLLHGLSREERILSPEIIAETDIVITTYGLLRRDLDALAAVRFRGLVLDEAQNVKNADSATRKAAAGIDAAMRLALTGTPMENRLRDLWSIMSLVNPGILGSAPSFEKRFERPIVANRSSVMAAERESPVAAELRSIVRPFLLRRTKNDVLRELPPKTEIDRFVSLTTEDKRMYDALAHTLRLSLKRKIEIEKRPVAMTVFAGLVRLRQMACDPRLIDAQFSEKPSAKRETFLELVRELVSEGRRALVFSQFVQLFDLWRRDLDKEGILYEYLDGSTTKRGEVVARFQQGTAPLFLISLKAGGAGLNLTAADTVIHCDPWWNPAVEDQATDRAYRIGQDKPVTVVRLVARGTIEEKILALKAKKRDLTRAVIDDGASALSGLTEEDLRVLLGDEGA